TATTTTATCTAGATGAAGTAGGACCATATTTACTTAACTCGGGAATAGATTTTACCAAGCTCTTAAATATTTCGTACGCTATACTATCGAGAAGCTTCCTGCCTTTAGGTGTTATTATACGTCCTCTAGGCGATTTTACAACAAGTCCTGCTTCTTCAAGTTGCTGAAGTATTATCCTTATGTGAGATCCACCACACCTTCTGAAATGCGGAGGTGCTGAACCTCTTCTCTTGAGACCACCAAAAATTGTTCTAAAGGTTCCTAAACCTATGGGCTCTTCAGCTAGGTAAAGCTTCCTGAGAATTGCTGCAGCTCTATAGTACCACCAGTCTTGATCATCTGGCACTCTTTCACGATGAGGACCTGTTTTCGTGAATAAAGCCCATGATGGTGGTTTTACATGCTCTACATCGTTTTTAAGGTATTGCGCTAGTTTGTCTATAAGTAGAGGAGCTGGTACATCTCTAACCGTAACCATATACGTTACCCTAGCTCTTTTGATCTCTCTGAATTTATGCGAGAAGAGCTTTTAAGGATTTTTCTAGCCATGAGTATGTATGTGTAACCACGTGAATCGACGATAATAGCATCAACAGATCTGACTAACCTAGCTATATCATCATCAGAAACACCATTTCTAGCATTCCTAAGTATCCTTACCTTTACAACACCATATTCTTCTAAAATCCTCTTAACCTCATTGATTAGATTCATATGTATACCATTTTTACCTATATTAATGTCTGCTCTATGTCTCCTAATCTTCTCCTTGTACAGGTTTCTGGCCAAACCTCTAAGCCTCAACTCTTTCTACACCTTAGAAACTCGTATCTGTGGATCCAGCCACATATAACACATCTAGTTATAATTCTTAAAGTTTTTCCTTTTCTACGCGTCCTAATAATTGCATTTACTCCTGGAACCATTATCATCTTACAGTTTTTGCATATCCATCTCTTAATTGATCTCGGTATCTTAACTCTACCTCTCGTGGATATCCTGTATATAAGCTCACCATATCTACGAGCGAATCTGTAGTCCTTCATTCTTGAAGCTTCTACACCCATACTGTAGAGTATATACATACGTTGAATAGCCATATCCTTTAGTTTATTCTTATGCATAACAGATCCTCAATACATCTCTAGTAGATAATGAATCCATATGTAAAGCTTTTAAGTAGTTACTACGTAAAGCACATCTTAGCGCCGCGGTAGTATAGCCCGGTCAAGTATGCGGGCCTCTCGAGCCCGTGACACTAAATCAAAGTGCGGGAAACCCGGGTTCAAATCCCGGCCGCGGCACCAAAGAGTGGTAAATTTTTAATTTTCTTTTCATAATTCTGGGGTCGTTCTATGTAGCGAGATCTGTTATATAGCTGTCAGAAGCATGTATCAACTTGGTGAATTTACAACCTCTAGAAATGTGGAGAACTGTATGTAATAGATAAACCAATATTGCAGAGGTTTAGAGACCTTCGAGAGGAGCATAACGATGTGGTACTCTTCTTTTCTATCAATTTGTTCTCTATTCCGTTTTGTAGAAATGATTTTCTAAAGAATGTGATTATATTTGGATCTATGTTTCGATCTCTAAGTCCACTGCAACAGTATTATTGTGTCAGTACTCAAGACCATAATCATCTCTATTCATATCCTCCGAGTTCATCATCTTATAGTACTTTATACTTCGTTGAGTATTTTAATTTTGTTAACATTATATGATTTATGTGGTTATGCAGAGCATAATTGGGTAGACAGCATATGAAGTTAATGAAGTGGAGAGAACTAGATATACTGATTTCGCAAGCGGATATTGTATTGGAGATTATTGAAGCCCGTAACCCAATTTCTACTAGGTGTAGATTTGTTGAAGAAGTTGTTAAGCGTAAAAATAAAAAACTTGTTGTTGTACTTAATAAATGTGATCTTGTTCCTAAAGATGTTTGTCGATCGTGGACAAAATTGCTTGCCAGTGAAGGATTTACAGCGATATGTTTTTCTCGTAAGTTCAAAAAGCATGTAGAGTATCTCAAGAGACTTATAGAAGATATAGTAGAGATAAAACCTATAACGGTAGCTGTTGTTGGATATCCTAAGGTAGGTAAATCTTCGTTGATTAATGCTCTAAAAGGTAAGAATTCTGCATCAACAAGTCCGTATCCTGGATCTCCAGGTTATACTAAAGCTAGCCAGAAGTACAAGGTAGCTCCAGGAGTATATCTAATAGACACACCCGGCATAATACCTATACACAATACCAACGATATTGAGCTACTAATAAGATCTAGCCCTATAGAGAAAATAGGTAATACACTTCATGTAGTATTCAAATTGATAGAGACAATTATAAACAATAACAAGTATGCATTTAAAGAAACCTACGGTATAGATTCTCTAGATCCTCTAGAAATTTTAAACAGACTAGCCATAAAGCGAGGATGGTTTATAGGTAAAGGCTCGGAAAGAGAACCTAATCTTTTTGAAGCCTCTAGAGCTATTATAAGAGATTACCTAAAAGGTAAGATAAAATTCTATATATCACCTCCCACATAACTACCCTTTTCGTATCTTAGCAAGAATCTTCTTTAGATATCGCTCAGGTAACCGATAAAGTTTCATATATTCAACTATATCGCTATATTCTATATCTCTACTGTTTCTATAAACTTTCTTAAGTTCATACACTATTCTCGAAATTTTATCATCTACACCCATACAATCTATTATAGCTTCTTCCATTTGTTTATCTCCCAACCTGATCCTCAATATAAAGTCGATCACTTTGTTTATCTCATTGGGGACCCCTATTGATGAGCCCTTAAGCTTTATAGCTTTTCTCTCAACATCCAACGAATGGAGCCTATAAATCATATATGTTGCGTAGGGTCTGGAATAAAGTCTATCAACTATACCTCCAATTACGAAATAATTAAAACGAAAAACATCTTCTGCAGATAATATCTCTTCAGCATAAGGATCAAGCATTAGTGTTCGAGATCTATCTATAAATGAATATGGACTGGAATCCATATACCAGGGACATAAGAAATGAATGTGTTTTCTTAGTCTGGCTAGAGTTTCTGAAGGAGCTGAAACAAAGACTAGGTGATAATCTGTTAACCACCTCCTAATCACGTTAATAGAGACTACTATCTGCTTCAAAAGTTTCAGCTTCTCTTTCTCATGATGTAACTCCCACAAACTTAGATCAATCATAAATACAGGAATTTTAGAAACAATATCCATGAATGAAGCTAGCAACTTGATTGATAGATCTTGAGAACAATACTCATCGCTACGCACAATTGTTGCATCTGAACAATACATATCTTTAGCTGGATACAGAATGTATATCCCTTTGTAGAATCCTGCTAAAACTCCTTTACTCTTTTCAGTACATATCTTCAGTTTATTCAATAGAAGTGCTATAGCTATTTTATGGAGAACTTCTCTAGAACTGCTCTTGTAACCTGTAAGAATATACTTTATTGTTTTTGCACTTAGAGCGAGAAAAACTATACCATGCATTCTTAGCGTGTAGGTAAAAGCATCGACAATAACATCTCTAACCATGTTTATAGTCACAGATACACCTATAAAAGAGCTTTAGTGAATCTCGTTATCAAGTGATACAGCTATACACTACTTGATACATTAAGAGCTATGAATTCTTTCTCAAGCTCCTTAACAGTATTCTTATACATAGCTATACTCCTTGTCTCCACAGGATTTAGCCCTCTTACTTGAGCTAGATAAACACTAGCTATACCAGCTATTAGAGAACCATAGAGATGTCTTTCAATAATGTTGCCTCTTAGCTTCAATATATAGGTTCTTAGCCCTACGGATTTCAGGTATTCGTTATAGAAACCTATCAGCTTATCTTCATAGAGAATATCAGATTCAATCAGTATAGCTACATCCCTAACTTTCGCATTTTCCCATCCAACTATATCGTTATGGAATAATTCAGGAGCTATTTCAACTTTTACTGGAATCTTAGAGTTCTCGTTGAATTCATCCTTTATTCTGTACGCTAGTGCCTGAAATCTTGATGTAGATACTATAGTTATGATTTGAGAATTCAAAACAAAATTTGTTATCTCTCTAGCTGTTTCTTTAGCACCTTCAATATCTTTCAGAACATTGATAGAAGATAAAACAACATCCATAGGCACAATCTCTATACCGCATCTCGATAGAAGCTTTAGAGAGGCTATGAACATTATAGGCATAGCTAGTCTTGGAACAAGATCACTTCTTACAACGACATATGGTAAACGCCTATGTTTCGCAATATCTAGAAGCTTACCACCCGATGTAACTATACACACCTTTGAGCTTCTCTCTAGAGCTTTCAAAGTTGATGAGATAGTTTCCAAGGTATTTCCTGAGTAACTTATAGCTAATACTACTGAATCTCTACGTAAAATGGTTTTAGGAATATAGAAATCCTTGTAGACGTGCACAGCTACATTACTATAGTCTGAGGCTATAGAAGCTAATAGGTCTCCCACAATTCCGCTACCGCCTAATCCTGTAACTACTACCTTTTCTGCATAACCAAGATCTATACTATTCTCTACTACGTAGTCCAATGCTTCTAGACTATATTTGTACCAGTTCATATAGTGATCAAGCATATATAATCCCATCTGGAGACGCCCACATTTGTTATCAACTATCTAGATATACGATATATTAAAGCTGTATGCTGTAAAGAGGTTAGATCTCAGCAACGCTTTCAAAAGCTTTTAAGCGTAACAGATGTTGGTTGTTCTTGGTGAGCACATGCCTATATTTGTTTCGGATGAAGGCAGATTTTATGAGCTAGCTAAAAATGCTGTTGAATGTAGAGTAAAGAGTGATAAAAGAAGAGGTATAGTGAAACTAAAAGCAAGAACGAAGAGATATTTGTATACTTATATAGTCTCAAGCGATAATGCTACATCAGCTATAGAAAAACTCAAGAGCGTGTGTAAGTCACTCAAAGAGATTTAATGATGTGTAGTTTTAACCCCATCTGAGAAATGATGATGGTCGGCGCTTCTGATTTCTGAAGATATTTTCTTGTTATATTACTTATTCTTCTGTATGCTTTGTGATGTCTATTACAGTATGGCTAGAAACTTCTACAGAAATAGCATCAACTGGACACAGTATTGTACATCCATAACAAGATATGCATGAATCATCATTAACTACAATTCTATTAATGTTCTCGTCTACTTTAAATACATTGGTGGGACATAGATTTAAACAAAGTTTACATAAATTGCATCTCGAATAATCTAAGGTTACATTACCTTTAACCACTATACTCATACCTCGTGTGTCGCACCATATTCACTATATTAATACATCCTTAATCTTTTTGGTTAAATTATAATACTACTCGTTTTTCTATATTATATATCTAGCCATACATGTATAACTTAAACAATACTTGTATTTTTTTAGTGCAACATGTAAGTATTATTCATAAAAAGTTAAAAAGTTTTAGAACAAATATATTTGTTTCGGTTAAAAGAATATGTTACCAGAAGATGCTATAGCTTTAATGATGTCTACCGCTTATTCAGCTCCATATATAGATGAAGTTGACAATAGATGTATCTTAAGTAGCACAGAGGTAATGAAGCTTATAGAAATGTATGAAGGTGAGGCTAGAGAATACATAATGTTAAATGGAATAAAGCTGATTTCATCAAACAGGTTAAGTGAAGATGCCTACATTCTCTGTAGCAATATGTTAATATATATAGGTAGATTTGATGGAGGATATGTACCATCAGATGAAATACTGAAGTACAGAAAATCATGTCTGGATATAGTTTCGCTTCATACACATCCTATACCTTTACCCCTACCTACACTAGAGGATGTTGTATCTACACAACAAGTTGGCTACAATACCGAATGTGTTTTAAGTAAAATAGGTAAGTACAACGCAAAGATGATATGTATAGAACCTACAAAAGATTGGAACAGCATCCTAAACTCTATGGAGTTTTTTACTGAGGCTGTCTATAGGCTAGTCGATAGGTATATAGTTGTTGAAGATGAGTTTAGTATAAGATTCGTACCCTATCCTTCCGAAAACAGTCTACAGACTATAGAAAGTGAGTTTATTAAGGTTCTTAAAGGAGATGCATACATAGATGTCGTTATACTAGATATGAGACTAAGTGAATATCTCCATATCACCTGGTAGTTATAGCATATTCTCATTGGCTACTGTTTCAATTAATTCATTATAGAATGTTATAGAGGATAAAACAATCGATCCATATTACGTATGTCCTCGATATTCATGGAGGTATATTAGCTTCTAATAGGTTTTCGCTAACTTATGAAGAGCCTATTAAGTAGATATATAGTTACAAGCGATCCTGTGTATGGGTATATAAAGATCTATGACCATGAGGTATCAATATTAGAGAGTGAGGCTTTTCAAAGACTTAGAAGAATTAAACACCTTGGTGTTACAGATTACGCGTATCCTGGAGCTACATATACTACTTTTCTTCACAGTATTGGGACAGCTCATATAGTTGAAAACATGGTTAGAGAAGTTCTGGTTAAAGCTGATGTTAGTTACGATGATATTGAGAGATACGTTGTTCTTCTCAGGTTGATACTACTTTTACATGATGTTGGCTATGGACCTTATACATACGTATTTGAGGAAGCCATTCTAGAGCCCCGACAACTAACACATGAGGGTATGGGAGCTAGAATTGCTGAAGAGTTCAGCGAGATTTCAGTCGGTATAGAGAAGGCTTTAAGGGATTACGGATATACATATAAACATGTTATTCAAGCCATAAACAGTAGAAACATAGATAATTGGCCTTTCAGGTCTCAAATAAATAGTGAAATAAACGAAAAGGTGCTGTTTCATTTTTTTAAGGGAGCTTTTAGTGCCAATACTATAGATCGTGTCTTAAGAGATTCATATTATACAGGAGCAATACGTTCAGTAATAGACTGGCGTAAGCTACTATACTATACACTTCCGTATGAGGATGGCGTTGTGTTTGATAGTAGGGCTACAGATATACTAGAGCAAATCTTGATAACGAAAATGAGACTCCTGCTACATGTCTACTATGATTCTGAGGTAAGGAGCACATCAATATTTTGTAGAAATGTATTGAAGAAATTGGATCAAGAGAAGCTTATAGATTTTGATGCTATAGTAAGAGATGTTTATAGGTACTTAACTTTAGACGATTACACAATTTTCTCTATAGAAAATGTAAGATACGTAAAAGAGGTTAAGAGTTTCACATATGGCAGAAATCCTTATGTTGCCTGCATTGAATATTATGTACCTCGAGAGAAGTATTTCAAGACAGATATAGATATAAATGAGATTAAACGGATCGTGGTAGAACGTATTAGAGATTGTGGAACCGAAATAGATGTAGATAGTGATCTTTTTATCGATGTTTTGAACCATTTAATGAAACTAATATTCAAAGAAAGAGAATATGAGATCTCGACTAGATATGGAGATGGCTCTATAGTCAAAACGAAGATCTACGATTTTCTACCTACATTATTTAACTGTAAAGTAGTAGCCTTTAGAGTGTACGTCAAGAGAACCTTGAGTGATAAGGTATGTAACATGAGGTACAAGATCATATCCTCTATAGATAACGAGATAGGAGTTTATTGAACAAGTTCGATATACGTATGTACGAGTTTAGTGATACTTTCTATTGGTAACCGTACCACCCTCAATAAGGCCATGTCATAGATGTACACATATTTAATTATCCAGTTCTTTAGATACGTAACTACATCATAATCTATGGCATAGAATTTCCTAGCTATAGCTATAGCTTTTTCAAGTTCATCTTCTGATCTTTCTTCTGGTTTCTTCAGAAGTTCTAGCGGAATTAGGGGTACTACACCATAGGGATAGGCAAAAGTCAGTAAAATTGATCCCTCTTTTATTATCTGCAGAATCTTCTTTATATGTCTAGCTATGATGTAGTGGTATCCCTCGAGAATGTATTCGGCAGGTATTGAGTGAGTCTCTATCTCTATACATATTCTTTCTGATTCATTTTCAGCATAAACATCGCATTTTGTTGTTCCTACAGTCTCTTCTATAGATACATAATTGTAGCCTTCATTCTTAACATGTGAATGTATAAGTACTTCGGCAAGGATATGTGTTACTGTTACTCCCTTCTCTACCAACTTCATAGCTCTATAGATAATACCATCCGTACTTTCTATACCTAGCCGGCTAGATATCGTCATCAATAATGTGTATAGATCTAGACTTTCTATCACAGTTCTCCACACAACTATCCCTAAAGCTTATAGCTAGGTATAGCTTTAGTAGGATATATCCTTAAATCATAGATGGGTAACATGAAGTGGATACAGTAATAGCCTACTATGTTGAGGATCCTGCAGGTAAAGGAATAATTAAATATATAATTGAACTTGCTAAATGTTTAGAAGATAATACCTTGAACAGCAACATTAAAGAGCTTAAGGAATGTTATATTTGTAGAAATGACAACGTTTCTCTACTTGGATTCAATATCGATGTTATATATCTTGAAGTACTCAACAATTTTTCTAGCGCAGAAAATTACGTGATAGTCTCACGACATAGCGCAAAATCTGGGAAACCTAGTTTAACTACTCATACACCTGGAAACCCTTGGGGAAGAAATGATTTCGGTGGAAGACCTTGGGAAATGCCTCCATCAAATCCTGTACTGATGTGGTACATCATTAAAGGACTGAATAAGTATAGTATAGAATATGGATTAGAAAATAAGTATGAAGTATGTTACGAAGTGACCCACCATGGACCCACATCTATAAATAAACCGGTGACATTTGTAGAGCTCGGAAGTAGCGAAAAAGAATGGATTAACACCAATGCTCAAGAAGCTATAGCTATGGCAATTCTAGAGACTATTAGAGAATTCAGAGCTCGGAGAACCGAAAATGAATGCACTGTATCTGTAGGATTTGGTGGATCACACTATGCACCAATCTTTACTAAGAGAGCTTTTGAAGAAAATGAATGCTATGGTCATATGATACCGAACTATGTGATAAAGGAGTTAAAGTTAGAGGAGCTGAAATTTATAGCTAGAAAAGCTATAGAACTTACACCAGGAAGTAAAAGAATTGTAATTGAGAAGATGAGGAAAGAAATGAGAGAAATTATAGAGGAAGAAGCAAATAAGCATAATCTCGAGGTAGTTAGGTACTAGAATACAATACTTCTTTGGATAAGAGTTGATAAATATGTACTATAGTATACGAAATGAAGATATGGATATCTCTAAATATGTCTTGTTCTTTTACGATTTGAGAAATGTAGGGTCTAAGTCAGATAATAGAATTAGTTGTTGTAACATTATAAAATTGTAGAGTTTCATAATATATCTAGAGAGATATCATGAATATCCATTACATTAGAGTTCTAGTGACTAGTTTCTTGATCAATGTTTCTAGATCTCTATAGTTTCACCGTTTTTAGGAGCATAAAATTCTATTCCAAGTTCTTCACGTATCCTATAACCGATCGTATATATAGCATCTTCAGATCCATGTACTAGAACAACTTTTTCTATATTTTTTACAGACTTAATTATGTTCATCAGTTCTTCTGATCCAGCATGACTTGAAAAATCAAACCAGAACACCTTTGCATTTACAGGTTGTCCATTTTCTTCAAGACTGCCATCAACGAGAAGTTTTCTTCCAGGCGTAGTAGTAGCTTGAAAGCTAACCAATATTACGGCGTTTCTACTATTGAAGCCGAGTCTCTTGATATAGTATACAGCTGGTCCTCCCTTTAGCATACCAGCTGGTGCAACAATTATGTTGCCTGGTTCACTACATATTTTCTTCCTCATTTGAGATGATCTAACTGACTCAAATAGTGTGTAAGCTTTTCTGAGTAGATCGATACGGTTTATATATTCTTCTTGTTCAAGATATAGTGACAGTATTTCACGTGCCATACCGTCGTAATATACATTTGTATAGGGCATTCTATCAGCTAAAACAGCTAGAATCTCTTGAGCTCTACCTAACGAGAATGAAGGTATCAACACGCTACCTCCTTCATCTAAAACACTCTTTATCGTTTCAACAAATTTTTCTTCAACTCTGTTGCGTGGAGGATGGTTGAACATACCATATGTAGATTCCATAATGATTACATCTGCATTCATATTTGTTGGATCTACACCTTTCACCAATTTCGTATCTATTGTATTTATATCACCTGTATAGATGATTGTCCTATTTTTTGTATGAATTCTAAACATAGCGCTTCCAGGTATATGTCCAGCATTAAGTAACTCGATACTTACTCCATTGAGTTCAACTGTTTCATTGATTCCTGCAGCTTTCGAGTTTTCCAACATTGTTGCAAGTTCTGGATATTCAAAAGGTAAGTAGTATCCTGAGAGCCTTAGCATATCTTCTATCATTAATTTTCCTGCAACAAGTGTAAGATTTGTAGCTATAAGTAAAGGTTTTGCTGAAACATATAGAAGTGGAGCTGCACCTATATGATCTAGATGAGCATGAGTCACCAATACCGCCTTTAGCTGTGAAGGTGCTACTGATAACGGAAATACCGGTTTATCATATTCATCGAATGATATGCCATAGTCTAAAAGTAGAGAACTAGAGCCATTTGCTTCAGAAAGCAGTATAGCTGTTCTTCCAACCTCTCTTCCAGCACCTAATACCGTTATCTTCAAG
This sequence is a window from Ignisphaera sp.. Protein-coding genes within it:
- a CDS encoding 30S ribosomal protein S19e is translated as MVTVRDVPAPLLIDKLAQYLKNDVEHVKPPSWALFTKTGPHRERVPDDQDWWYYRAAAILRKLYLAEEPIGLGTFRTIFGGLKRRGSAPPHFRRCGGSHIRIILQQLEEAGLVVKSPRGRIITPKGRKLLDSIAYEIFKSLVKSIPELSKYGPTSSR
- a CDS encoding YhbY family RNA-binding protein encodes the protein MRLRGLARNLYKEKIRRHRADINIGKNGIHMNLINEVKRILEEYGVVKVRILRNARNGVSDDDIARLVRSVDAIIVDSRGYTYILMARKILKSSSRINSERSKELG
- a CDS encoding ribonuclease P, producing MHKNKLKDMAIQRMYILYSMGVEASRMKDYRFARRYGELIYRISTRGRVKIPRSIKRWICKNCKMIMVPGVNAIIRTRRKGKTLRIITRCVICGWIHRYEFLRCRKS
- a CDS encoding GTPase, whose protein sequence is MKLMKWRELDILISQADIVLEIIEARNPISTRCRFVEEVVKRKNKKLVVVLNKCDLVPKDVCRSWTKLLASEGFTAICFSRKFKKHVEYLKRLIEDIVEIKPITVAVVGYPKVGKSSLINALKGKNSASTSPYPGSPGYTKASQKYKVAPGVYLIDTPGIIPIHNTNDIELLIRSSPIEKIGNTLHVVFKLIETIINNNKYAFKETYGIDSLDPLEILNRLAIKRGWFIGKGSEREPNLFEASRAIIRDYLKGKIKFYISPPT
- a CDS encoding bifunctional phosphoglucose/phosphomannose isomerase; the protein is MGLYMLDHYMNWYKYSLEALDYVVENSIDLGYAEKVVVTGLGGSGIVGDLLASIASDYSNVAVHVYKDFYIPKTILRRDSVVLAISYSGNTLETISSTLKALERSSKVCIVTSGGKLLDIAKHRRLPYVVVRSDLVPRLAMPIMFIASLKLLSRCGIEIVPMDVVLSSINVLKDIEGAKETAREITNFVLNSQIITIVSTSRFQALAYRIKDEFNENSKIPVKVEIAPELFHNDIVGWENAKVRDVAILIESDILYEDKLIGFYNEYLKSVGLRTYILKLRGNIIERHLYGSLIAGIASVYLAQVRGLNPVETRSIAMYKNTVKELEKEFIALNVSSSV
- a CDS encoding 4Fe-4S binding protein, with the translated sequence MSIVVKGNVTLDYSRCNLCKLCLNLCPTNVFKVDENINRIVVNDDSCISCYGCTILCPVDAISVEVSSHTVIDITKHTEE
- a CDS encoding HD domain-containing protein — its product is MKSLLSRYIVTSDPVYGYIKIYDHEVSILESEAFQRLRRIKHLGVTDYAYPGATYTTFLHSIGTAHIVENMVREVLVKADVSYDDIERYVVLLRLILLLHDVGYGPYTYVFEEAILEPRQLTHEGMGARIAEEFSEISVGIEKALRDYGYTYKHVIQAINSRNIDNWPFRSQINSEINEKVLFHFFKGAFSANTIDRVLRDSYYTGAIRSVIDWRKLLYYTLPYEDGVVFDSRATDILEQILITKMRLLLHVYYDSEVRSTSIFCRNVLKKLDQEKLIDFDAIVRDVYRYLTLDDYTIFSIENVRYVKEVKSFTYGRNPYVACIEYYVPREKYFKTDIDINEIKRIVVERIRDCGTEIDVDSDLFIDVLNHLMKLIFKEREYEISTRYGDGSIVKTKIYDFLPTLFNCKVVAFRVYVKRTLSDKVCNMRYKIISSIDNEIGVY
- a CDS encoding D-aminoacyl-tRNA deacylase; translated protein: MDTVIAYYVEDPAGKGIIKYIIELAKCLEDNTLNSNIKELKECYICRNDNVSLLGFNIDVIYLEVLNNFSSAENYVIVSRHSAKSGKPSLTTHTPGNPWGRNDFGGRPWEMPPSNPVLMWYIIKGLNKYSIEYGLENKYEVCYEVTHHGPTSINKPVTFVELGSSEKEWINTNAQEAIAMAILETIREFRARRTENECTVSVGFGGSHYAPIFTKRAFEENECYGHMIPNYVIKELKLEELKFIARKAIELTPGSKRIVIEKMRKEMREIIEEEANKHNLEVVRY
- a CDS encoding MBL fold metallo-hydrolase — encoded protein: MKITVLGAGREVGRTAILLSEANGSSSLLLDYGISFDEYDKPVFPLSVAPSQLKAVLVTHAHLDHIGAAPLLYVSAKPLLIATNLTLVAGKLMIEDMLRLSGYYLPFEYPELATMLENSKAAGINETVELNGVSIELLNAGHIPGSAMFRIHTKNRTIIYTGDINTIDTKLVKGVDPTNMNADVIIMESTYGMFNHPPRNRVEEKFVETIKSVLDEGGSVLIPSFSLGRAQEILAVLADRMPYTNVYYDGMAREILSLYLEQEEYINRIDLLRKAYTLFESVRSSQMRKKICSEPGNIIVAPAGMLKGGPAVYYIKRLGFNSRNAVILVSFQATTTPGRKLLVDGSLEENGQPVNAKVFWFDFSSHAGSEELMNIIKSVKNIEKVVLVHGSEDAIYTIGYRIREELGIEFYAPKNGETIEI